One genomic region from Natrinema sp. DC36 encodes:
- a CDS encoding SRPBCC family protein, which yields MAESRDQLQNEELVRNVREHLENGKFPLQYYNDSDVYELEMDRIFSEQWVFIGHESEIPEPGDYARRYIGNDPFIFVRDENGEINLLFDACRHHGAQLCRAEQGNTTHFRCPYHGWTYKNDGELIGVPQKDAGFKNLKRDENGLFHVPRLESYKGLVFGSLAEDGPSLEEHLGGFKWYLDIQLDLADGGMEVMGEPHRWEIDANWKTIAENFNGDSYHTAWAHGSILDLELGGEETVGGAGTGESIDRHVYVDGHTLSTRMLDESVYLTYPEEVQSLLTPDGLSDEQFDIGRRALQFVGAIFPNFGFIHFGNTTDDSAKEVCPFFAIRKWRPLGPDKMELWSWALVPKEASEEFKERMYKMYTASFGPTGNFEQDDVNLWEGITDSAQARVARKENYALNYQMGMDWMTDVDVDEDWEGPGTAYTENLQEGGMRQFHEQWYESIVDDKEGI from the coding sequence ATGGCAGAGTCTCGAGACCAGTTACAGAACGAGGAACTTGTCCGGAACGTTCGGGAACACCTTGAGAATGGGAAGTTCCCGCTTCAATACTATAATGATTCGGACGTTTATGAGCTGGAGATGGATCGGATCTTCAGCGAACAGTGGGTTTTTATCGGCCATGAGAGTGAAATTCCGGAACCTGGCGACTACGCGAGACGGTACATCGGGAACGACCCGTTCATCTTCGTCCGCGACGAAAACGGGGAGATCAACCTGCTGTTCGACGCCTGTCGCCATCACGGCGCCCAGCTCTGTCGGGCCGAGCAGGGGAACACCACTCACTTCCGCTGTCCGTATCACGGCTGGACGTACAAGAACGACGGTGAATTGATCGGCGTTCCGCAGAAAGATGCGGGCTTCAAGAACCTCAAACGGGACGAAAACGGCCTGTTCCACGTCCCCCGACTCGAAAGCTACAAAGGGCTCGTCTTCGGCTCGCTCGCCGAGGACGGACCCTCACTCGAAGAGCATCTCGGCGGATTCAAGTGGTACCTCGATATTCAACTCGATTTGGCCGACGGCGGGATGGAGGTCATGGGCGAACCTCACCGCTGGGAGATCGATGCGAATTGGAAGACGATTGCGGAGAATTTTAACGGGGACAGCTACCACACGGCGTGGGCTCACGGCTCGATCCTCGACCTCGAGCTCGGCGGCGAGGAGACCGTCGGCGGTGCCGGGACCGGCGAGAGTATCGACCGGCACGTCTACGTCGACGGTCACACGCTAAGCACGCGAATGCTCGACGAGTCAGTGTATCTCACGTATCCGGAGGAAGTCCAGTCGCTGCTCACGCCAGACGGACTCTCCGATGAGCAATTCGACATCGGACGGCGAGCGCTGCAGTTCGTCGGTGCGATCTTCCCAAACTTCGGATTCATCCACTTCGGGAATACGACAGACGACAGCGCCAAGGAGGTCTGTCCGTTCTTCGCGATTCGCAAGTGGCGGCCCTTGGGTCCCGACAAGATGGAGCTCTGGAGTTGGGCGCTCGTTCCGAAGGAGGCTTCCGAGGAGTTCAAGGAGCGAATGTACAAGATGTACACTGCAAGTTTCGGGCCGACCGGTAACTTCGAGCAGGACGACGTCAACCTCTGGGAGGGGATCACGGACTCGGCCCAGGCACGGGTCGCTCGGAAGGAAAACTACGCGCTGAACTACCAGATGGGGATGGACTGGATGACGGACGTTGATGTCGACGAAGACTGGGAGGGACCAGGAACGGCCTACACCGAAAACCTTCAGGAAGGAGGGATGCGGCAGTTCCACGAACAGTGGTACGAGTCGATCGTCGACGATAAGGAGGGGATTTAG
- a CDS encoding aromatic-ring-hydroxylating dioxygenase subunit beta, giving the protein MSGEIEGIDADELRALVLERNVRNFFKREADLLDERKLDAWFELIDDDIRYQMSRRLMKEYEPSEFDEEGYFFNEDYGSLKARVERFDSSYAWAERPPARTRRYVTNVALEDWTDEDVSVTSNVLLYYSQGDTTDYSLLSIRREDTLKRTEDGFSITDRTILPDHNTLGISKISTFL; this is encoded by the coding sequence ATGAGCGGGGAGATTGAGGGTATAGACGCAGACGAACTGCGAGCGCTCGTCCTAGAGCGCAACGTTCGTAACTTCTTCAAGCGGGAGGCTGACCTCCTCGACGAACGGAAGCTTGATGCATGGTTCGAACTAATCGACGACGACATCCGATACCAGATGTCTCGTCGACTGATGAAGGAGTACGAACCGTCCGAATTTGACGAAGAGGGATATTTCTTCAACGAGGATTACGGCTCGCTCAAGGCCCGGGTCGAACGGTTCGACTCGAGTTACGCCTGGGCGGAGCGGCCACCGGCGCGTACTCGCCGATACGTCACGAACGTCGCGCTCGAGGACTGGACCGACGAGGACGTCTCCGTGACGAGTAACGTCCTCCTCTACTACAGTCAGGGCGATACGACCGACTACTCGTTACTATCGATCCGGCGTGAAGACACACTGAAGCGTACCGAGGACGGATTTTCGATCACGGATCGGACGATCCTACCGGACCACAACACGCTGGGTATCAGTAAAATATCGACGTTTCTATGA
- a CDS encoding MFS transporter produces MKIEYTSDTYKTSVLLLCTLAFFVTAFGRLALSPLVPLITTDFGISNAEIGIALSGMWAAYSFTQFPSGLLADQYGERSVILAALAGTGMTSLVVAFAPVYVVFLIGTVLLGAVGGLHYSAATALLSRTYDNTGMAIGVHNMGMPAGGLIAPVVASWVGIRYGWRPASVLVLVTAVPIVLAFAWKIQSRETTRPKEPLREKIDRDRLSRILMTPSIVFTICIGIVSMFVAIGLFTFVPTFLVEHSGYSTAVAGAIFTAFFVVLIPLQVVVGHFADLYGEDVTLASCFFASWGGVLLLTLESGLLSLVVAILLLAIGSSSVPVIDSRLVNSFATDNVGTEFGLPRMIYGVIGGTGASVVGALADFFTWGVSFGFLAGISLVVGVVISANELFSLGY; encoded by the coding sequence ATGAAAATCGAATACACGTCCGATACATACAAAACGAGCGTTCTCCTGCTGTGTACGCTCGCGTTCTTCGTGACCGCATTCGGTCGCCTCGCTCTCAGCCCCCTCGTTCCGCTGATCACCACTGACTTCGGAATTTCGAACGCGGAAATCGGGATCGCACTGTCGGGAATGTGGGCCGCGTACTCGTTTACGCAGTTTCCGAGCGGACTCCTCGCGGATCAGTACGGGGAGCGGTCGGTTATCTTGGCAGCGCTCGCCGGAACGGGGATGACGAGTCTCGTGGTAGCGTTCGCACCGGTGTACGTCGTCTTTCTCATCGGCACGGTACTGCTCGGAGCGGTCGGCGGATTGCACTATAGCGCCGCAACGGCACTGCTGTCTCGAACGTACGACAATACCGGCATGGCGATCGGGGTACACAATATGGGTATGCCCGCAGGTGGACTTATCGCGCCCGTCGTCGCCTCGTGGGTCGGTATCCGGTACGGCTGGCGGCCCGCCTCGGTGCTTGTGCTCGTCACCGCTGTCCCCATCGTGCTCGCGTTCGCCTGGAAGATACAGTCGAGAGAAACGACTCGTCCTAAAGAACCGCTCCGGGAAAAAATCGACCGCGACCGCCTCAGCCGGATCCTGATGACGCCGTCGATTGTCTTTACAATCTGTATCGGTATCGTCTCCATGTTCGTTGCGATCGGCCTGTTTACCTTCGTCCCGACGTTCCTCGTCGAACACAGCGGGTATTCGACAGCCGTCGCCGGCGCCATCTTCACGGCGTTCTTCGTCGTTCTAATCCCATTGCAGGTTGTAGTGGGACACTTCGCTGATCTGTACGGAGAGGACGTCACGCTAGCCAGCTGTTTTTTCGCCAGCTGGGGTGGGGTCTTGCTCTTGACCCTCGAGTCGGGACTCCTCTCGCTGGTCGTTGCAATTTTGCTGCTGGCTATCGGTTCGAGCAGCGTCCCCGTCATCGATTCGAGACTCGTCAACAGCTTCGCTACAGATAACGTCGGAACCGAGTTCGGATTGCCGAGAATGATCTACGGCGTTATCGGGGGCACTGGAGCAAGCGTAGTCGGTGCGTTGGCGGACTTCTTTACTTGGGGCGTCTCGTTCGGATTTCTGGCGGGCATCTCGCTGGTCGTCGGTGTCGTGATTTCCGCCAACGAACTGTTCTCTCTCGGGTACTAA
- a CDS encoding MBL fold metallo-hydrolase encodes MRVTLLGTGSPIPTLERAGTSLVIDTGNENFMIDCGPNAVYRLIENDIDYGEIEDLFITHHHLDHNAAFYNFVFTSWAQGGRESLTVYGPDNTDTLIESMYDIYEEDLEYRKDIYPSEGITNIDTVGLHDEFSTTIDGHTITALSVSHSIETYAIKVTDHETDKTFVFSSDTSKIPALTDFARDADVLVQDACIGPYDEEEVPEEGLVWEQYRTDSPYSGDTIYESHCSAEDAGEIASEADVGTLVLTHFLPYRDTDEMYERAERKFSGSVVIAEDGLELDI; translated from the coding sequence ATGCGAGTTACTCTCTTAGGAACGGGGAGTCCTATCCCCACCCTCGAGCGCGCCGGAACATCTCTAGTCATCGATACTGGGAACGAGAACTTCATGATCGATTGCGGGCCGAACGCAGTCTATCGGTTGATCGAAAACGACATCGACTACGGTGAGATCGAGGACCTGTTCATCACACATCACCACCTCGATCACAACGCAGCTTTCTACAACTTCGTCTTCACGAGTTGGGCCCAGGGAGGCCGCGAGTCGTTAACCGTCTACGGACCGGACAACACGGACACGCTCATCGAGTCGATGTACGACATCTATGAGGAGGACCTCGAGTATCGGAAGGACATCTATCCGTCGGAGGGGATCACCAACATCGACACCGTGGGTCTCCACGACGAGTTCTCGACGACGATCGACGGGCACACGATCACGGCACTCAGCGTGAGTCACTCCATCGAGACGTACGCGATCAAGGTCACCGACCACGAAACCGACAAGACGTTCGTCTTTTCCTCGGACACGAGCAAAATACCGGCGCTAACGGACTTTGCACGGGACGCCGACGTCCTCGTACAAGATGCCTGTATCGGTCCGTACGACGAAGAGGAAGTCCCAGAAGAGGGGCTCGTCTGGGAGCAGTACCGGACTGATTCGCCGTACAGCGGCGATACGATCTACGAAAGCCACTGTTCTGCCGAGGACGCCGGCGAGATAGCGAGCGAGGCTGACGTGGGGACGCTCGTGTTAACCCACTTCCTGCCGTATCGCGACACAGACGAAATGTACGAGCGAGCCGAGAGGAAGTTCAGCGGATCGGTCGTCATCGCCGAAGACGGCCTCGAACTCGACATATAG
- a CDS encoding Zn-dependent alcohol dehydrogenase — protein MHEINAAVMREPEQLSYETVQLEEPKATEVLVDVRATGVCHTDYHAYTNPDTGRPIVLGHEGAGIVEAVGEEVTAVEPGDHVVLWVLPSCGQCEHCSAGEPYFCPTHAETRGSMPDGTKRLYDDDGSIDHFFSQSSFASKTVVPERSAIPIPADVPFEIAALLGCGVPTGIGAVLNTAGVRPGDDVAIFGCGGVGASAILGADLVGARRIIAVDIEERKLNEMSELGATHTINSSTTDPVDEIQELTGGVDYSFECIGRPETLEQAFESLGRGGIAVATTTKDTGTFEIDGGAFPRGVGIIGNMVGSIRPHEDIPKLADLYLDGRLDLDALLTDSYSLSELGDAFDALRDGEVIRSVVRPDE, from the coding sequence ATGCACGAAATAAATGCTGCCGTCATGCGAGAGCCGGAACAACTCTCGTACGAGACGGTCCAACTCGAAGAGCCGAAAGCAACGGAAGTACTGGTCGACGTCCGGGCGACCGGCGTCTGTCACACCGATTACCACGCGTACACGAATCCGGACACGGGACGGCCAATTGTGCTCGGTCACGAGGGCGCCGGGATCGTCGAAGCGGTCGGCGAGGAGGTGACTGCAGTTGAACCCGGCGATCACGTCGTGCTCTGGGTGTTACCGTCGTGCGGACAGTGTGAACACTGTTCGGCGGGCGAGCCGTATTTCTGTCCGACACACGCAGAGACTCGAGGTTCTATGCCGGACGGAACGAAGCGATTGTACGACGACGACGGCTCAATCGACCACTTCTTCAGCCAATCGTCGTTCGCCTCGAAAACGGTCGTTCCGGAACGGTCTGCGATACCGATCCCGGCGGACGTACCGTTCGAGATTGCCGCACTGCTCGGCTGCGGTGTGCCAACGGGTATCGGTGCCGTACTGAACACGGCGGGCGTCCGACCCGGTGACGACGTCGCTATCTTCGGCTGCGGCGGTGTCGGTGCCAGCGCAATTTTGGGAGCCGATCTGGTCGGTGCCCGACGGATTATCGCCGTCGACATCGAGGAGCGGAAGCTGAACGAAATGTCCGAGCTCGGTGCGACCCACACCATCAATTCGTCGACGACGGATCCGGTCGACGAGATTCAGGAGTTGACCGGCGGTGTCGACTACAGTTTCGAGTGCATCGGTCGACCCGAGACGCTGGAACAGGCGTTCGAATCGCTGGGGAGAGGTGGTATTGCCGTGGCGACGACGACGAAGGACACCGGGACGTTCGAAATCGACGGCGGTGCGTTCCCGAGAGGTGTCGGCATCATCGGAAACATGGTCGGTTCGATACGGCCTCACGAGGACATCCCGAAGTTGGCCGATCTCTACCTCGATGGTCGGCTCGATCTGGACGCGTTGCTGACCGATTCGTATTCGCTTTCGGAACTCGGGGACGCGTTCGACGCGTTGCGCGATGGAGAAGTGATCCGGAGCGTCGTCCGACCGGACGAGTGA